A genome region from Drosophila simulans strain w501 chromosome 2R, Prin_Dsim_3.1, whole genome shotgun sequence includes the following:
- the LOC6735518 gene encoding uncharacterized protein LOC6735518 — translation MEMRDRLYQMMVSQSFMSRATVTASMANFAIGNLKSSDAVEKTVIKILLAIEEKYRSYFDSYKKELELQRIAAETLHHLIQRYKITMQLDTGCTCPQIYEIESDDAIINKFYIHYQVIASSNKNQCWAIQSLRPYVLVFRRECAKLNKHEESPFILGDAFHKPIQFFIDLVEELFAYFYSAHLQLDCAARLLDPLDLNRMECYMKLLEPNEDFAEYFLHNISFCKCMRPPPSCPPYEHHQKIKDQSDAYLSHAKKKRCARRFERMAQNEAQTAKRESGSVERKMSTGSPRTTRSLSREASVGEEAVSVSHQRHERTLTDQLMCVLSISPECRHDNTNQCGHQLIGPNAGDSPFLGNVCGNVVMPS, via the coding sequence atggaaatgcgcGATCGGCTGTACCAAATGATGGTGAGCCAGAGCTTCATGTCCAGAGCCACGGTGACCGCGAGCATGGCCAATTTTGCGATCGGTAATCTGAAAAGTTCCGATGCTGTGGAAAAGACGGTGATCAAAATTCTGCTGGCGATCGAGGAGAAGTACCGGAGTTACTTCGACAGCTATaagaaggagctggagctccAGAGGATCGCGGCAGAAACGCTGCACCATCTGATCCAGCGCTACAAGATCACCATGCAGCTGGACACGGGCTGCACGTGTCCGCAGATCTATGAGATCGAATCGGACGATGCGATCATCAACAAGTTCTACATCCACTACCAGGTGATAGCCAGTTCCAACAAGAACCAGTGCTGGGCCATCCAAAGTCTGCGTCCGTATGTGCTGGTATTTCGGCGCGAATGTGCCAAGTTGAATAAGCACGAGGAGAGCCCCTTCATCCTGGGCGATGCCTTCCACAAGCCCATCCAGTTCTTCATCGACCTGGTGGAGGAGCTGTTCGCCTACTTCTACAGTGCACACCTCCAGCTGGATTGCGCGGCGCGTCTGTTGGATCCCTTGGATCTGAACCGCATGGAGTGCTACATGAAGCTGTTGGAGCCCAACGAGGACTTCGCCGAGTACTTTCTGCACAACATAAGCTTCTGCAAGTGCATGCGGCCGCCACCGAGTTGTCCGCCGTACGAGCACCATCAAAAGATCAAGGATCAGTCCGACGCATATCTCAGCCATGCCAAGAAGAAGCGGTGTGCCAGGCGGTTCGAGAGAATGGCCCAGAACGAGGCACAGACTGCGAAGCGGGAAAGCGGCTCGGTGGAGCGGAAAATGTCCACTGGCAGCCCGAGGACGACCAGGAGCCTCAGTCGGGAGGCTTCTGTCGGGGAAGAAGCCGTTTCCGTATCCCACCAGCGACATGAACGCACCCTAACGGATCAGCTGATGTGCGTCCTCAGCATTTCCCCCGAATGTAGACACGACAACACCAACCAATGCGGCCATCAATTAATCGGGCCAAATGCAGGTGATTCTCCGTTTCTCGGAAATGTCTGCGGAAATGTAGTTATGCCCAGTTAG
- the LOC6735519 gene encoding uncharacterized protein LOC6735519 — protein sequence METTARLQQLKPQQSVMSHVTVTESDAEFAILNLDCTEGLESSVTKILVAIEEMFCSYFEDLKKELELQRMAALTLNQLTQRYRINTKVDTSCTCPQIYEIESDDAIINKYYIYYQVIACSNNNQGWVIHNMRPYILLFRRECAKLDLSEDSPFIMGDAFHKPIKFFIDLVEELFAYFYSGHVQFDCAAHMLDPLDLNSIEYYQKLLEPNEDFADYFKYNMSFCKCLRMPRRCPAHEYPQVKEDFNATFVNQAKKKRCARRCEKMAETENNLLDRKKSIVRLQRPSEMSGISTGMETELDNERELKKSISKHQRRSERSIISITKENYHIPFPDDRHELTVKDSVIRWSRNPQFLNMDVS from the coding sequence ATGGAAACGACCGCTCGGCTCCAGCAGTTGAAACCCCAACAGAGCGTCATGTCGCACGTCACGGTCACCGAGAGTGATGCCGAGTTTGCGATCCTGAATCTGGATTGTACCGAAGGCTTGGAGAGCTCGGTGACCAAGATCCTGGTGGCCATCGAGGAGATGTTCTGCAGTTACTTTGAGGACCTCAAGAAGGAACTGGAACTGCAGAGGATGGCGGCACTGACCTTGAACCAGCTGACCCAGCGCTACAGAATCAACACGAAGGTGGACACGAGCTGCACGTGTCCGCAGATCTATGAGATCGAATCGGATGATGCGATCATCAACAAATACTACATCTACTACCAGGTGATAGCCTGTTCCAACAATAACCAGGGTTGGGTCATCCACAACATGCGCCCCTATATACTCCTGTTTCGTCGAGAGTGCGCCAAGTTGGATCTGAGCGAGGATAGTCCCTTCATCATGGGTGACGCCTTCCACAAGCCAATCAAGTTCTTCATCGACTTGGTGGAGGAGCTCTTCGCCTACTTCTACAGTGGTCACGTGCAGTTCGACTGCGCTGCCCACATGCTGGATCCCTTGGACCTGAACAGTATCGAGTACTACCAGAAGCTATTGGAACCCAATGAGGACTTCGCGGATTACTTCAAGTACAACATGAGCTTCTGCAAGTGCCTGAGGATGCCGCGCCGGTGTCCCGCCCACGAGTATCCGCAGGTGAAAGAGGACTTTAACGCCACCTTTGTTAATCAGGCCAAGAAGAAGCGGTGTGCCAGGCGGTGCGAGAAAATGGCCGAGACCGAGAACAACTTACTGGATCGAAAGAAGTCCATAGTTAGACTCCAACGTCCCAGCGAGATGTCTGGCATAAGCACCGGTATGGAAACAGAGCTGGACAACGAAAGGGAACTGAAGAAATCCATCTCTAAACACCAACGTCGCAGTGAGAGGTCTATAATAAGTATTACTAAGGAAAATTACCATATTCCTTTTCCCGACGACCGACACGAGCTAACTGTTAAGGATTCAGTAATCAGATGGTCGCGGAACCCACAATTTCTCAATATGGATGTATcataa